In the Klebsiella aerogenes KCTC 2190 genome, one interval contains:
- a CDS encoding amidohydrolase: MSGLKITLLQQPLVWMDGPANLRHFDRQLEEVSGRDIIVLPEMFTTGFAMEAAKQSMPQGEVVEWMLAKAEQTNALIAGSAALQTERGPVNRFLLVEPGGKTHFYDKRHLFRMADEHHHYEAGTERVVFEWRGWRILPLVCYDLRFPVWSRNHNDYDLALYVANWPAPRSLHWQSLLVARAIENQAYVAGCNRVGTDGNGHHYRGDSRIISPQGEIIATAEPHQATRLDADLSLAALQEYREKFPAWQDADPFTIG, from the coding sequence GTGTCTGGCTTGAAAATTACGCTGTTGCAGCAACCGCTGGTGTGGATGGATGGTCCCGCCAACCTGCGCCATTTCGATCGTCAGCTGGAAGAAGTGAGCGGGCGCGACATCATTGTGCTGCCTGAGATGTTTACTACCGGATTTGCCATGGAAGCGGCGAAGCAGTCGATGCCGCAGGGAGAGGTCGTTGAGTGGATGCTGGCGAAAGCGGAGCAAACTAACGCACTGATTGCCGGTAGCGCAGCCTTGCAGACCGAACGCGGCCCGGTGAACCGCTTTCTGCTGGTAGAACCCGGCGGTAAAACGCACTTTTACGATAAGCGTCACCTGTTCCGCATGGCGGATGAGCATCACCATTACGAGGCAGGTACTGAACGAGTGGTCTTTGAATGGCGCGGCTGGCGAATTCTGCCGCTGGTGTGCTATGACCTGCGCTTCCCGGTATGGTCGCGTAACCACAACGATTACGACCTGGCGCTGTATGTCGCTAACTGGCCAGCCCCGCGTTCGCTGCACTGGCAATCGCTGCTGGTCGCCAGAGCTATTGAAAACCAGGCCTACGTCGCCGGCTGCAACCGCGTCGGCACCGATGGCAATGGCCACCACTATCGGGGCGATAGCCGTATCATCAGCCCGCAGGGAGAGATTATCGCCACCGCCGAACCGCATCAGGCGACGCGGCTCGATGCCGATCTGTCGTTGGCCGCGCTGCAGGAGTATCGCGAGAAATTTCCGGCCTGGCAGGATGCCGATCCTTTCACGATCGGCTAA
- the rnhA gene encoding ribonuclease HI, translating to MLKQVEIFTDGSCLGNPGPGGYGAIMRYRQHEKTYSAGYRLTTNNRMELMAAIVALEALKEHCEVVLSTDSQYVRQGITQWIHNWKKRGWKTADKKPVKNVDLWKRLDAALGQHQIKWEWVKGHAGHPENERCDELARAAASNPTLDDVGYQPES from the coding sequence ATGCTCAAACAGGTAGAAATTTTCACCGATGGTTCTTGCCTGGGGAATCCTGGGCCTGGCGGCTACGGCGCTATTATGCGCTATCGCCAGCATGAAAAAACCTACAGCGCGGGCTACCGCCTGACGACTAACAACCGCATGGAACTGATGGCTGCCATCGTCGCTCTCGAAGCGCTTAAAGAGCACTGCGAAGTGGTGCTAAGTACCGATAGCCAGTACGTCCGCCAGGGGATAACCCAGTGGATCCATAACTGGAAGAAACGCGGCTGGAAAACGGCGGACAAAAAGCCGGTTAAAAATGTCGATCTGTGGAAACGCCTTGATGCCGCTCTCGGCCAGCATCAGATTAAATGGGAATGGGTCAAAGGCCATGCCGGACACCCGGAAAACGAACGCTGCGACGAACTTGCGCGCGCCGCTGCGTCTAACCCCACGCTGGACGACGTCGGCTACCAGCCGGAAAGCTAA
- a CDS encoding LysR family transcriptional regulator, translating to MDLRRFITLKTVVEEGSFLRAAQKLCCTQSTVTFHIQQLEQELAVQLFEKIGRRMCLTESGKKVLPHVHELARVMETIREAAREDSEPAGELRVACGETLLAYKMPQVLQRFKQRAPQVRLSLQSLNCYVIRDALLNDSADLGVFYRVGNDDALTMTSFGQQPLTLVASPQHPAVDFTRCGQHIPLSFVINEPQCVFRQIFESTLRQRAITLENTIELWSIESIKQCVASNLGVSYLPRFAVEEELKRGTLVELPFSAVPLTINAICAHHAGKVVSPAMRVFMQCVEEALGAD from the coding sequence ATGGATCTGCGGCGTTTTATTACTCTCAAGACGGTAGTGGAAGAAGGCTCGTTTTTACGCGCGGCGCAAAAACTATGCTGTACGCAATCCACCGTGACCTTTCATATTCAACAGCTTGAGCAAGAACTTGCCGTTCAGCTGTTTGAAAAAATAGGCCGCCGCATGTGCCTGACCGAATCCGGTAAAAAGGTGCTGCCGCACGTCCATGAACTGGCGAGGGTGATGGAAACCATTCGTGAGGCGGCTCGCGAGGATAGCGAACCGGCTGGCGAGCTGCGCGTTGCCTGTGGGGAAACCCTGCTGGCCTATAAAATGCCGCAGGTGCTACAGCGCTTTAAACAACGAGCGCCGCAGGTACGCTTATCATTGCAATCACTTAACTGTTATGTCATCCGTGATGCGCTACTCAACGATAGCGCCGATTTGGGCGTGTTTTATCGGGTTGGCAACGATGACGCGTTAACCATGACAAGCTTTGGCCAGCAGCCGCTGACGCTGGTCGCCTCGCCGCAGCATCCGGCGGTCGATTTTACCCGCTGCGGGCAACATATCCCGCTGAGCTTTGTTATCAATGAGCCACAGTGCGTATTTCGGCAAATTTTTGAAAGCACGCTGCGCCAGCGCGCCATTACCCTGGAAAATACCATTGAGCTCTGGAGTATCGAAAGTATTAAGCAGTGCGTGGCGAGCAATCTTGGCGTCAGCTATCTGCCGCGTTTCGCCGTTGAGGAAGAGCTTAAGCGCGGTACGCTGGTTGAGCTACCGTTTAGCGCTGTTCCGCTCACTATTAACGCGATATGCGCTCATCACGCCGGTAAAGTAGTTAGCCCGGCAATGCGGGTATTTATGCAGTGTGTTGAAGAGGCGTTAGGGGCGGATTAA
- the eamB gene encoding cysteine/O-acetylserine transporter translates to MTPALISAFLTYTLITALTPGPNNILALSSVTSHGLRRSLRVLAGMSIGFIITMLICAALTFSLVELDSRFTRLLGWIGAAYILWLAWQIAKSKPGAGALSTEPVGFWASLGLQFVNVKIILYGITALSTFVLPVTREPVWLISVSLLLAAIGALGNLCWALAGHLFQRLFLLYGRQLNWVLAALLVYCALRIVVE, encoded by the coding sequence GTGACCCCAGCTTTGATTAGTGCTTTTTTGACTTATACCCTGATAACCGCGCTGACTCCCGGCCCCAATAATATTCTTGCCCTCAGCAGCGTCACCTCCCATGGCTTACGCCGCAGTCTGCGGGTGCTGGCAGGGATGAGCATTGGTTTTATTATCACTATGCTGATTTGCGCGGCTTTAACCTTTTCGCTGGTGGAACTCGACTCACGCTTTACCCGGCTATTGGGATGGATTGGCGCGGCGTATATCCTGTGGCTGGCCTGGCAGATAGCCAAAAGTAAACCGGGAGCAGGCGCGCTGAGTACAGAGCCGGTGGGGTTCTGGGCGAGCCTGGGCCTGCAGTTCGTCAACGTAAAAATTATTCTGTACGGCATCACCGCGCTCTCTACCTTTGTCCTGCCCGTTACCCGCGAGCCGGTTTGGCTCATTAGCGTGAGTCTGCTGCTGGCGGCGATTGGCGCGCTGGGAAACCTGTGCTGGGCGCTGGCGGGGCATCTGTTTCAGCGCCTGTTTTTGCTGTACGGACGGCAACTGAACTGGGTGTTGGCAGCGTTATTGGTCTACTGCGCTTTGCGGATCGTGGTGGAATAA
- the dnaQ gene encoding DNA polymerase III subunit epsilon: MSTAITRQIVLDTETTGMNQIGAHYEGHKIIEIGAVEVINRRLTGNNFHVYLKPDRLVDPEAFGVHGIADEFLMDKPTFADVADEFMEYIRGAELVIHNASFDIGFMDYEFKKLNRGIEKTETFCKVTDSLALARKMFPGKRNSLDALCSRYEIDNSKRTLHGALLDAQILADVYLMMTGGQTSMAFSMEGEGQQQAGDIGIQRVVRAASKLRVVYASDSELADHESRLDLVQKKGGSCLWRA, from the coding sequence ATGAGCACTGCAATTACACGACAGATTGTTCTCGATACCGAAACCACCGGTATGAACCAGATCGGCGCCCACTATGAAGGGCATAAGATCATCGAGATCGGCGCCGTAGAGGTGATCAACCGTCGCCTCACCGGTAATAACTTCCATGTTTACCTGAAGCCCGACCGGCTGGTGGACCCTGAAGCCTTCGGCGTTCACGGTATTGCCGATGAATTCCTCATGGATAAGCCGACATTTGCCGACGTTGCCGATGAGTTCATGGAGTATATCCGCGGCGCGGAACTGGTCATCCATAACGCATCGTTCGATATCGGCTTTATGGATTATGAATTCAAAAAGCTGAACCGCGGCATTGAGAAAACGGAAACCTTTTGTAAGGTCACCGATAGCCTGGCGCTGGCGCGTAAGATGTTCCCCGGCAAGCGTAACAGCCTCGATGCGCTCTGTTCACGTTATGAAATAGACAACAGCAAGCGTACGCTGCACGGCGCGTTGCTCGATGCCCAGATTCTGGCTGACGTCTATCTGATGATGACCGGTGGGCAGACCAGCATGGCGTTTTCGATGGAAGGAGAAGGCCAACAGCAGGCCGGCGATATTGGAATACAGCGCGTTGTCCGCGCCGCCAGTAAATTACGCGTGGTTTATGCCTCTGATAGCGAGCTGGCGGACCATGAATCGCGTCTCGACCTGGTGCAAAAGAAGGGCGGAAGCTGCCTGTGGCGCGCCTGA